A single genomic interval of Juglans regia cultivar Chandler chromosome 1, Walnut 2.0, whole genome shotgun sequence harbors:
- the LOC108991956 gene encoding transcription factor MYB8-like — protein MVKSPYYDELSGLKKGAWSPEEDDKLKAYVQRYGHWNWRELPKFAGLSRCGKSCRLRWMNYLQPDVKRGNYTKEEDEVILKLHEELGNKWSIIASKLPGRTDNEIKNHWHTHLKKRAKQNVRKAEVKDRLLSEASHSEKSQINTDHSESESHVPADYAPSHHILESSVLSQETECSSDFTSSTSSPHDQISTGVNWAVDQDSQLGLSETFDQFSGDFWTEPFVADNTFVPNYRPSPSLFDGEFISPYASYHNNVSDLCWDLGF, from the exons ATGGTGAAATCCCCCTATTATGACGAATTAAGTGGACTGAAGAAAGGTGCGTGGAGTCCTGAAGAAGATGACAAGTTAAAGGCTTATGTTCAGAGATATGGCCATTGGAACTGGCGTGAGCTTCCCAAGTTTGCTG GTCTATCAAGGTGCGGGAAGAGTTGCAGACTACGCTGGATGAACTACCTCCAGCCAGATGTAAAACGGGGAAACTACACCAAAGAGGAAGACGAAGTCATCCTCAAATTACATGAAGAACTTGGGAATAA atGGTCTATTATCGCCTCTAAATTACCAGGAAGAACAGATAATGAAATAAAGAACCATTGGCACACCCACCTAAAGAAGCGTGCAAAGCAAAACGTGAGGAAGGCCGAGGTGAAAGACCGTCTGCTCAGTGAGGCTTCCCACAGCGAAAAAAGCCAAATTAATACAGATCACTCAGAATCTGAAAGTCATGTTCCTGCTGATTATGCTCCGTCTCACCATATCTTAGAGAGCTCTGTATTGTCCCAGGAAACAGAATGTTCAAGTGATTTCACCTCCTCCACCAGCTCTCCTCACGATCAAATTTCGACTGGCGTAAATTGGGCTGTAGATCAAGACAGCCAGCTCGGGTTGTCGGAAACATTTGATCAATTTAGTGGAGATTTCTGGACTGAACCATTTGTAGCAGACAACACATTCGTACCAAATTACCGTCCATCGCCCAGCTTA